A single window of Vicia villosa cultivar HV-30 ecotype Madison, WI unplaced genomic scaffold, Vvil1.0 ctg.005108F_1_1, whole genome shotgun sequence DNA harbors:
- the LOC131642484 gene encoding uncharacterized protein LOC131642484, with product MVNRNQTADEVIHRVRQINQMETNLTAMIERIMAQNGLNTELRRPNYTSPLTDYVLQTEFPRGCKIPKFTKFSGDTSESTKEHIAKNMTKAGDLANNEDLRMKFCLLKARCFTVVSEHQLVEMAAGGLDYSIRKKFDTQYMRDMAQLADRVAYVEVHEGEPEIFEDQYGFEDYEVDLAELKEAGPYTCKMITPSNGKNPVEIEKNDKFPKKTYTFSITKCDEIFDLLVKVGQNGFAS from the exons ATGGTTAATAGAAACCAAACTGCTGACGAAGTGATTCACAGGGTTAGACAAATTAACCAGATGGAGACTAATTTGACTGCTATGATAGAGAGGATCATGGCCCAAAATGGTCTGAACACCGAACTTCGAaggccaaattatacatcccctttAACAGATTATGTTTTACAAACTGAATTTCCCAGGGGTTGCAAGATCCCTAAGTTTACCAAAttttcaggggatactagtgaatctACCAAAGAGCACATAGCCAAGAATATGACAAAGGCTGGAGATTTGGCAAACAATGAGGATCTGAGGATGAA gTTTTGTTTGTTAAAAGCTAGATGCTTTACAGTGGTGTCTGAACAccaattagtcgaaatggccgcTGGAGGTTTAGATTACTCTATCAGGAAGAAATTTGACACTCAATATATgcgagatatggcccaattggctgaTAGGGTTGCCTACGTCGAAGTACACGAAGGAGAACCCGAGATCTTCGAGGACCAATATGGTTTTGAAGACTATGAAGTAGATCTAGCCGAATTAAAGGAAGCAGGCCCCTATACCTGCAAGATGATCACACCATCGAACGGAAAAAATCCCGTTGAAATTGAAAAGAATGATAAGTTTCCTAAGAAAACATACACATTCTCCATAactaaatgtgatgaaatatttgatttgcttgtAAAAGTTGGCCAAAATGGTTTTGCCTCCTAA